DNA from Arthrobacter sp. PvP023:
GCCTGATCTTCGGATCCTTACAGGTGGCGGGCGCAGCCCGCCACCTGTATCCCCATCGAATGCTTTATTCTCCAATTAGGTCAACGACGACCACAGCAGTGCTGCTGTAGAAGGAGGACTCGCAATGAGCGAGCCGAACAACACCATTACCTCCCCGCACACTCATCGAGGACGAACCGTCACCCGCGACGACCACCCGGGTCCGGCCGCACCTGCCAAACGCCGGACTTTCCTGGGCTACCTCGCCCTCATGGGCCCCGCTTTCGTCGTTGGCGCCTGGCAATTCGGGCCCGGGAACCTCACCACCGCCGTGCAGGCCGGCAGCCGGTTCGACTACAGCCTGGTCTGGGTCATTGCCGTCTCGACAGTCCTGATGATCTTCTTCACCGACATGAGCGTCCGGCTCGGCATTACCGCTCCCGGTTCCCTGATCACCGCCATCAAGCAGCACCTCGGAAAATGGGTCGGCGTGCTGGCCGGCCTCGGCGTCTTTGGAATCACATTGATGTTCTCGGTCGGAAATGCCGTCGGATCAGGCTTGGGCCTTTCGCTCGTGTTTGGCGGTTCCCCCGTTCTCTGGTCGGTGGTCTGCACGGCAGCGGTCGCCTTCGTCCTGGCGTTCCGCAACGTCTACGGAGTCGTGGAAAAAGCGCTGCTCGTCATCGTCGTCCTGATGGGCATAGCGTTCATAGCCAGCACCATCGTCGCGCAGCCCGACTGGTACCGGTCCATGGAGGGCATGGTTCCGAGCCTTCCGGCAGGGAGCGAAATTCTCATCGTGGCACTGGTCGGCACCAACTTCTCCATCAACGCGGCCTTCTACACCTCATACGGCATCAAGGAAAACGGCCGCACCCGCGCCGATTACCGCGACATCACCCTTGTTGACACGATCCCGGGCATCGTTGCCCCCGGCATCATGACGGCCCTGGTCATCATGGTGGCCGCCGCAGTGCTCGGCAAGACGGGCGCCGAAGCCGGCACCATCAACGCCCTGGCCTCCGTCTTCGCACCACTGGCGGGGCCGGTCGGGTCCATGCTCTTCGCGCTTGGCCTCTCCGGTGCGGCGTTCTCATCCATGATCGCCAATGCCACCGCCGGCGGCACGATGCTCTCGGACGGCCTCGGCCGCGGCGCCCAGGCCGGATCCCCGACGGCGCGCATTTTCACCGGTGTCATCCTGGCTTTCGGCCTGGTCATCACGCTTTCCTTCCAGTCCTCGCCCGTGGGGCTCATCGTGATAGCCCAGTCCCTGACCGTCCTCATCGCGCCGCTGCTCGGCGCACTCATCGTCATCATGGCCAACAAGAAGGCCGTCATGGGGGACCTGCGCAACAAGTGGTGGCAAAACCTGTTCGGCGCCATCGGCCTCATCGCCATCATCGCTTCGTCGATCCGGCTCATCACCACCCTGATCGGCTAGGGAATCGCCCCGGATCCCCACGGAGCGAGGATCCCCAGCCCGCAACGGGTTGGGGATCCTGCCGTGCGCCCCCGGCGCGTTATGGGAAAGCATTATTGGGCCGGTCCGGCGGTCCCGTATCCCCGTGCATCAGGGTACGATCAGAGCCGGGGGAAGCCGACCCAGGACAGGGGCCCAATGGATGAAATCTTGGGGCGGGCGGAGACGTATTCCAGTGTGTTGGGAGCGTCTGCATTGCTGGCCGGAACGTTTGTTTTTGATGTGAAGGCCGGGACCATGGAGTGGTCGGATGAGCTCTACGCAATCCACGGCTATCGTCGCGGGGAAGTCGTCCCCACCCAGAAGCTGTTGCTGTCGCACAAACACCCTGAAGACCTGGCAGGGATCCAGGAGATCAGCCGTGAGGTCTACACACACGGCGGGCATGTCGCCATTTATCACCGAGTGATCGATGCCGCGTCGCGCGAGCGTAAGGTGCTGACGGCGGGGGAGGCGGTGCTGGATGAAGCCGGGAAGGTGTCCACTATTTCGGGAGTCATGCTTGACCTGACGTCGACGATCCATCGGGAAACGGAAGTGGCCGCGCGTGAGGCCGTCCGCGGCGCGCTGGGTACGCGGAGCACCATCACGAAGGCCGAGGGCATCCTCATGGGGCGGCTGGGCATCGGATCCGCCGAGGCCTTCAAGTTGCTGACCGCCTACAGCAACAAGAGGAACATCAAGCTTGCCGGCATCGCGTGCGGCCTCGTGGCCCTCGCCGACAACCCGGCAGACGCGGGCGCGCTGGGGCGCTTCATCCAGGAGTTGGTCCAGGCCAACCACCGGCCCCCGGACCCCCCGCCCCGCCGGCGACCGCGCCCCCGCCCGCACTGCTGACGGGGCCCGCACTGCTGACCGGGCCCGCCGCGAAAGCCATCTGCCAAAAAACGGACCCATCCTTCTGAACCACCGTTCCGAACCGCTACCGGGGAAATCTTGAATCTCTGGAACCGGGGAGGTACGGGTATGCGGGAAGATGATCAGCGGGCGCTTACTGCCACGGTGATCCACGAACTGGCGATCGATCCTTTTACGCTCTGGCTGCACTACCTGAGCATCGGGGGGAACCTCGATTATCAACCCGTCCTGGCCTACGTCGAGGGCCGAGGGCCGCTGCCGGTCAAGGAACGCGACATGGTTTCCGTCGCAGTGAACGATTTTGCGTTGGAGCCGCTGTGGCGGCCGCGGGCACCCTACTCGGATTCGGAAACCGCCTGATCCTGGTGGCCACGCCCGGTCCTCACGAAGCCTGACCTCCACCAACAGGGTTTCGACGGCGGTGGACCAGTCCCAGGCAGAGCGCGGCCGCCGCTGCGGCAGCGGCCGCGACGATACCGAACGGCACCGGATCGCTGGCGCCCCCGATGCCCACCAGGGGAGCGGCCAGGCCGCCGAATGCGAACCGCGCCAGGCCCAGGAGCGACGAGGCCGTACCGGCGATGTCCGGGTACCCCTTGAGCGCGAGCGAGGTGGCCGGCGGGCTGGTGACGGCCACGCCGCTGACCATGGTGAACAGGGACAGGATGATGGCGATCAAGGGCAGGTGCAGGAACGCGGTCGCCAGCAGGCCCAACGCCCCGGCGAGGGTCATGGCCAGGCCCGCGGCAAGGGTTCCCCGCTCGGACCAGTGCTCGGCCAGGCGGCCGGCGATAAACCCGAAGATCACGAAGCCCAGGGAATTGAGCCCGAACGCGAACGAGTAGCCCTGCGGGGAGAGGCCGTACATGCCTTGCAGGATGTAGGTTGCCCCGCTGAGGTAGGCGAAGATCGCGGAGTAGGTGAAGCCGGTGATCAGGACCGCTCCCACGAACATCGGGTCGGCCAGGAGTCGGCGGAAGTCGTTGAACGTGTGGGAGAGGCCTCCCGTGGTGCGCGCGCCTTCCGGCAGCGTCTCGCGGAAGATCATCAGGCACGCCACGAGGATGGCCACGCCCACTGCCGCGAGGAACAGGAAGACTCCGCGCCAGTCCGTGACTGCTGCAAGCTGGCCGCCGATCACGGGGCCGATGATGGCGGCCAGTCCGCCCAGAACGGTGAGGCGGCCGTAGTACCGGATCAGTTTCCCGCCCGAGTACACGTCCCGGCCGGCCGCCTGGGCGATGACGATGCCCACGGCGCCGGCGATGCCCTGGACGAACCTGGCCGCGATGAGGGTTTCGACGGTGGGGCTGAGTGCGCACAGGACCGATGTGAGGGTGTAGGCGATCACGCCGATGAGCAGCGGCGGCCGGCGGCCGAAACGGTCCGAGAGCGGGCCGGCAACCACTTGGCCGATGGCCAGGCCAAGCAGGCAGGCCGAGATGGTCAGCTGCGCCACGGACGTTGTGCTGTTGAGCTCGGCGGTGAGGGCTGGAAGGACGGGAAGGTAGAGGTCCATGGAGATCGGACCGAAGATTGTCAGCAGGCCGAGGACCACCGCCAGCGGCCGGCCGACGGCTTGTATTGGCGCGGGAGCAGGCCCGGGTGCGGTGGCGTGCTCAGGGGTGCCGGTGGCAGTCATGCTGGCTCCGTTCCAGAGGTGATGCGGGTTGATTTCCAAGTCAACCGGGCCGCGCCGTTCCTAGCGACGGCTCTCCTTATCCGGGTTCTGGCAGTACCTCCCTCAGCCGGCTGCCCCGGTGTAGCGTGAATGGGTGGATAACAGGATGGCGGTGCGGGAATTCCTCGCCTCAAGACGCGCCAAGATCACCCCGGAAATGGCCGGACTGACGCTTTATGGCGGACGACGGCGGGTCCCCGGCTTGCGCCGCGAAGAGGTCGCCATGCTGGCGGGGGTCAGCGTGGATTACTACACGAAGCTGGAGCGCGGAAACCTGTCCGGCACCTCCGAAAGCG
Protein-coding regions in this window:
- a CDS encoding Nramp family divalent metal transporter, whose product is MSEPNNTITSPHTHRGRTVTRDDHPGPAAPAKRRTFLGYLALMGPAFVVGAWQFGPGNLTTAVQAGSRFDYSLVWVIAVSTVLMIFFTDMSVRLGITAPGSLITAIKQHLGKWVGVLAGLGVFGITLMFSVGNAVGSGLGLSLVFGGSPVLWSVVCTAAVAFVLAFRNVYGVVEKALLVIVVLMGIAFIASTIVAQPDWYRSMEGMVPSLPAGSEILIVALVGTNFSINAAFYTSYGIKENGRTRADYRDITLVDTIPGIVAPGIMTALVIMVAAAVLGKTGAEAGTINALASVFAPLAGPVGSMLFALGLSGAAFSSMIANATAGGTMLSDGLGRGAQAGSPTARIFTGVILAFGLVITLSFQSSPVGLIVIAQSLTVLIAPLLGALIVIMANKKAVMGDLRNKWWQNLFGAIGLIAIIASSIRLITTLIG
- a CDS encoding multidrug effflux MFS transporter codes for the protein MTATGTPEHATAPGPAPAPIQAVGRPLAVVLGLLTIFGPISMDLYLPVLPALTAELNSTTSVAQLTISACLLGLAIGQVVAGPLSDRFGRRPPLLIGVIAYTLTSVLCALSPTVETLIAARFVQGIAGAVGIVIAQAAGRDVYSGGKLIRYYGRLTVLGGLAAIIGPVIGGQLAAVTDWRGVFLFLAAVGVAILVACLMIFRETLPEGARTTGGLSHTFNDFRRLLADPMFVGAVLITGFTYSAIFAYLSGATYILQGMYGLSPQGYSFAFGLNSLGFVIFGFIAGRLAEHWSERGTLAAGLAMTLAGALGLLATAFLHLPLIAIILSLFTMVSGVAVTSPPATSLALKGYPDIAGTASSLLGLARFAFGGLAAPLVGIGGASDPVPFGIVAAAAAAAAALCLGLVHRRRNPVGGGQAS
- a CDS encoding PAS and ANTAR domain-containing protein — translated: MEWSDELYAIHGYRRGEVVPTQKLLLSHKHPEDLAGIQEISREVYTHGGHVAIYHRVIDAASRERKVLTAGEAVLDEAGKVSTISGVMLDLTSTIHRETEVAAREAVRGALGTRSTITKAEGILMGRLGIGSAEAFKLLTAYSNKRNIKLAGIACGLVALADNPADAGALGRFIQELVQANHRPPDPPPRRRPRPRPHC